From the genome of Virgibacillus siamensis, one region includes:
- the hutG gene encoding formimidoylglutamase codes for MYELPNKNIWQGRVDSETETDKFRFHQVVQLWDVSDEIEEGNAFGIIGFKCDEGVRRNKGNVGASLAPDEVRKMIAKLPYNIDENVSTYDVGNVLCESDKLENAQSELGDCISNWLNQFNIPIIIGGGHETLYGHYLGIRRFLGEEASLGIINIDAHFDLRTNTVPSSGTMFKQILEKDMSAGYLCLGIQEFSNTKALFNDARIHGCKYIPENELNDNKIKHAFNLIDEFAGKYDFIMLTLDMDSIAASDAPGVSAPSPFGLEVKIVRRLLRYIVSKNNITSFDISEVNPSMDENDKTIRLAANLIAEVMKNFKGINPEGVKS; via the coding sequence ATGTACGAATTACCAAATAAAAATATTTGGCAAGGAAGAGTAGACAGTGAAACTGAAACCGATAAATTTAGATTTCACCAGGTAGTGCAATTGTGGGATGTAAGTGACGAAATCGAAGAAGGAAATGCTTTTGGCATTATAGGATTTAAATGTGATGAGGGGGTTAGGAGAAATAAAGGAAATGTGGGTGCTTCATTAGCACCGGATGAAGTGAGGAAAATGATTGCGAAATTGCCTTACAATATTGATGAAAATGTTTCTACCTACGATGTGGGAAATGTTTTATGTGAAAGTGATAAATTGGAAAATGCGCAGTCGGAATTAGGTGATTGTATTTCCAATTGGCTAAATCAATTTAATATCCCTATTATTATTGGCGGCGGGCATGAAACCTTATATGGTCATTATTTAGGTATAAGAAGATTTCTTGGTGAGGAGGCATCTTTAGGAATTATAAATATTGATGCCCACTTTGATTTAAGAACTAACACAGTCCCATCGTCAGGGACTATGTTTAAGCAAATCTTGGAGAAAGATATGAGTGCTGGATACTTATGTCTGGGAATACAAGAATTTAGTAATACAAAAGCACTATTTAATGATGCTAGAATTCACGGATGCAAATATATTCCCGAGAATGAATTAAACGATAATAAAATAAAGCATGCTTTTAATTTAATTGATGAATTCGCGGGAAAGTACGATTTTATTATGTTGACACTTGACATGGATTCTATAGCAGCCTCTGATGCACCTGGTGTGAGTGCTCCATCACCATTTGGTTTAGAAGTGAAAATTGTTAGGAGGCTTTTACGATATATAGTTTCTAAAAATAATATTACTAGCTTTGATATATCGGAAGTCAACCCTTCGATGGATGAAAATGATAAGACAATAAGATTAGCTGCCAATCTGATCGCAGAAGTTATGAAAAATTTTAAAGGGATTAACCCGGAAGGAGTGAAGTCATGA
- a CDS encoding DHA2 family efflux MFS transporter permease subunit → MDKFQTRSLMMSAMFLFFTGTLVCLIAPSFPVLIAGRVIQGMGSGIMIPLMQTLLFLMYPKEKRGYAMGIAGLVINVAPAVGPPISGIIINYFEWRSLFLLTLPIAACILLLVFLFMHNITEQRKTEIDALSIVLSTIGFGGLLFGFNKLQENGITEVTTLASLIAGALALGMFVVRQFRLSTPILELRVLKVPVFALISFISILSFSLLISTETILPMYVQNAQQFSAYYGGLIVMPGALTLAVMSLFAGKLFDKYGGKMIAIIGFVLLNISTLGFHYILGLDTPFAITMVLFMIAMGGVAMINMPIMTAGINALPDKLIPHGTAVINTARQFGGSLGLTFIISFITRVGSGSEVVVQPATYLTGVKHAFFIAFLFAIIGLILSLFLKREKQSDAEGDA, encoded by the coding sequence ATTGATAAATTTCAAACAAGGTCATTAATGATGAGTGCCATGTTTCTGTTTTTTACAGGGACCCTGGTTTGTTTGATTGCACCTTCTTTTCCCGTTCTGATAGCGGGGCGCGTGATTCAGGGGATGGGTTCCGGGATTATGATTCCGTTAATGCAGACATTGTTGTTCCTAATGTATCCAAAGGAAAAAAGAGGGTACGCAATGGGGATTGCCGGGCTTGTGATTAATGTTGCACCAGCGGTAGGTCCTCCGATCTCCGGTATTATTATAAACTATTTTGAATGGCGTTCGCTGTTTTTGCTGACACTGCCAATTGCAGCTTGTATTCTGCTTTTGGTTTTCTTGTTTATGCACAATATTACCGAGCAGCGAAAAACAGAAATCGATGCGTTATCCATTGTTTTGTCAACGATTGGTTTTGGCGGACTGCTTTTCGGATTCAATAAATTGCAGGAGAATGGAATTACGGAAGTCACCACACTTGCCAGTCTGATTGCAGGTGCTTTGGCATTAGGCATGTTTGTGGTGCGTCAATTTCGGCTCTCGACGCCTATTTTGGAACTTCGTGTGCTGAAAGTGCCTGTTTTTGCGCTTATCTCGTTTATTTCCATTCTTTCGTTCAGTTTGCTTATCTCAACGGAGACCATTTTACCGATGTATGTACAGAATGCCCAGCAGTTCTCTGCGTATTACGGCGGCTTGATTGTGATGCCCGGTGCCTTAACCCTCGCTGTCATGTCTCTCTTTGCGGGAAAATTGTTCGATAAATACGGCGGTAAAATGATTGCAATCATTGGCTTTGTGCTGCTTAATATAAGCACACTCGGGTTTCATTATATCCTCGGTCTTGATACGCCATTCGCCATCACGATGGTATTATTCATGATTGCCATGGGTGGCGTGGCGATGATTAATATGCCAATCATGACAGCTGGGATAAATGCTCTTCCAGATAAATTGATTCCGCACGGGACGGCAGTAATCAATACGGCCCGCCAATTCGGGGGATCATTGGGGCTGACGTTTATTATCTCCTTCATCACGAGAGTAGGATCCGGATCTGAAGTAGTTGTGCAGCCGGCAACCTATTTGACTGGTGTGAAACATGCTTTTTTCATCGCATTTTTGTTTGCCATTATAGGATTGATTCTTTCACTGTTTCTGAAAAGGGAGAAACAGTCTGATGCAGAGGGGGATGCGTGA
- a CDS encoding ExeA family protein — protein MFNQFYGFTRTPFTRDILTSALYYPDMLDETIGRLEYAAQSQLFVVVTGDAGTGKTTTLRRFTSELDSGHFKVLYLADSKLTPRHFYKGLLEQLGCESKFYRGDAKRQLHNQIEMMRGIHGLLPVVIVDEAHLLDREMLEEVRFLLNFKMDAESPMALILVGQSELWDRLRLQSFAAIRQRIDLQCKLPHYDRAQVGEYIRKHLMEVSAQSDIFTDAAIREIFQFSNGTPRLVNKICTHCLIYGAQNKQKLIDDHMVKLVIEGELS, from the coding sequence ATGTTTAATCAGTTTTATGGCTTTACGCGTACCCCTTTTACGCGGGATATTCTGACATCCGCATTATACTATCCGGATATGCTGGACGAAACAATCGGGAGATTGGAATATGCAGCCCAATCCCAATTATTTGTGGTTGTGACAGGTGATGCTGGGACTGGGAAAACGACGACACTGAGAAGATTTACGAGTGAACTGGATTCCGGTCATTTTAAGGTTTTATATCTAGCCGATTCAAAATTAACACCGCGACATTTTTATAAGGGATTGTTGGAACAGTTGGGATGCGAGTCCAAGTTTTACCGTGGTGACGCTAAACGTCAGTTGCACAATCAAATTGAAATGATGCGTGGTATTCATGGATTATTACCAGTGGTTATTGTAGATGAAGCACATCTTTTGGATCGGGAAATGTTGGAGGAAGTTCGCTTCCTGCTTAATTTTAAAATGGATGCTGAAAGTCCGATGGCGTTGATCCTTGTTGGACAGAGTGAACTTTGGGATCGGCTTAGGCTCCAATCATTTGCGGCTATTCGGCAGCGAATTGACCTGCAATGTAAGCTTCCGCACTATGATCGTGCTCAGGTGGGTGAATATATACGGAAACATTTAATGGAAGTTAGCGCTCAAAGTGACATTTTCACAGATGCCGCCATACGTGAAATTTTCCAGTTTTCGAATGGGACGCCAAGACTGGTCAACAAAATTTGTACGCATTGTCTCATTTACGGTGCCCAAAATAAACAAAAGCTTATCGATGACCATATGGTAAAGCTGGTCATAGAAGGTGAACTATCATGA
- a CDS encoding Mu transposase domain-containing protein translates to MEEEKFALSPLPDTPYKLSEWHKSKVRPDYHININSMFYSVPFELIGKEVDIKVSPTVVEVYFHHMRVASHPTLYGKFGQYSTLKEHMPANHRLYVEQTPEEAMRWAAEMGHSTLQVVTFILDHYEVEKQALNSIFTLKKLERTYSAYEIEQACKWVLEATSRPTVKSVQTMIKTIRKEDERKASEINSKTTDEKYGFTRGASYYGGNDR, encoded by the coding sequence TTGGAAGAAGAGAAATTTGCCCTTTCTCCTCTTCCGGATACGCCGTACAAACTCTCTGAATGGCACAAATCCAAAGTCCGACCAGATTATCACATTAACATAAACAGTATGTTCTACTCTGTCCCTTTTGAACTGATTGGAAAAGAGGTAGACATCAAAGTTTCTCCAACCGTGGTTGAAGTATACTTTCATCACATGAGAGTCGCCTCTCATCCAACATTATATGGTAAGTTTGGACAATACTCCACCTTGAAAGAACACATGCCGGCTAATCATCGGTTGTATGTGGAACAAACACCTGAAGAAGCGATGAGATGGGCAGCGGAAATGGGGCATTCCACTCTGCAGGTAGTGACGTTTATTCTTGACCACTATGAGGTTGAGAAACAAGCCTTGAATTCCATTTTCACGCTGAAAAAATTAGAGCGAACCTATTCTGCCTATGAAATTGAACAGGCGTGCAAGTGGGTGTTGGAAGCTACAAGCAGACCAACGGTCAAAAGTGTTCAAACCATGATTAAGACCATTCGCAAAGAGGATGAACGAAAGGCTTCAGAAATTAACTCGAAGACGACCGATGAAAAATACGGCTTTACACGGGGAGCTTCTTACTATGGGGGAAATGACAGATGA
- the gltS gene encoding sodium/glutamate symporter: protein MMLEFNQLTTIFIALAFLMIGSYLNKKINILDRFCIPAPVVGGLIFAIIATTLKGFNILDIKLDTSLQGLFMLTFFTTIGLGASFRLVKLGGKLLVIYWLACGFLALIQNVIGISLAKFLNIDPLLGIMVGAVSMEGGHGGATAFGTTIEGMGVDSALSVGLAAATAGLVAGGLVGGPIVKYLINKYKLEPTESGVGESAASIEDVQGSTTPVNSKTFITQVFIITLCMAVGSYLGDLFTDVTGFALPGYVSAMFVAVIVRNLIDSYDDKIIEMKSITIIGDVTLGIFLSMALMSIQLWEVVNLALPLLLIVIVQVIFIVLLGTFILFRALGKDYDAAVMVGGFAGHGLGATPNAIANMDAVVNKFGPSQKAFLIVPLVGAFLIDVFAMPIIITSINLFS from the coding sequence ATGATGTTGGAATTTAACCAGTTAACAACAATTTTCATCGCTTTAGCATTCTTAATGATAGGAAGTTATTTAAATAAAAAAATTAACATTTTGGATCGATTTTGTATACCAGCTCCTGTTGTCGGAGGTCTGATATTTGCTATTATCGCAACAACATTGAAAGGGTTTAATATTCTGGATATAAAATTGGACACGTCTCTGCAGGGATTATTTATGCTAACGTTTTTTACTACTATTGGTCTGGGTGCTAGCTTTCGTTTAGTAAAATTAGGAGGCAAACTTCTTGTTATATATTGGCTCGCATGTGGATTTCTTGCATTAATTCAAAATGTTATCGGTATATCTCTTGCAAAGTTCCTAAATATAGACCCCTTATTAGGAATTATGGTAGGAGCAGTTTCCATGGAAGGGGGGCATGGTGGGGCAACCGCTTTTGGAACAACGATAGAAGGAATGGGAGTCGATTCAGCTTTATCGGTAGGTTTGGCAGCTGCAACAGCAGGCTTGGTGGCAGGAGGATTGGTAGGTGGTCCGATTGTAAAATATTTAATAAATAAATATAAACTCGAACCAACTGAGTCTGGTGTAGGGGAAAGTGCTGCCAGTATTGAAGATGTCCAAGGAAGTACAACTCCTGTAAATTCCAAAACTTTCATCACACAGGTTTTCATTATCACGTTATGTATGGCAGTGGGATCTTATCTGGGTGATTTATTTACAGACGTTACTGGATTTGCATTGCCGGGTTATGTAAGCGCTATGTTTGTTGCAGTAATTGTACGTAATTTAATTGATAGTTATGATGATAAAATTATTGAAATGAAAAGTATCACTATAATCGGTGATGTAACGTTAGGAATATTCCTTTCAATGGCACTCATGAGTATTCAATTATGGGAAGTGGTCAATTTGGCTTTACCACTACTATTAATTGTAATAGTCCAGGTAATATTCATTGTTTTATTAGGAACATTTATTTTGTTCCGGGCTCTTGGCAAAGATTATGATGCGGCAGTTATGGTTGGTGGATTCGCGGGACATGGTTTAGGTGCAACACCAAATGCTATTGCCAATATGGATGCAGTTGTCAATAAGTTTGGTCCGTCACAAAAAGCATTTTTGATTGTTCCGTTAGTAGGAGCATTTTTAATCGATGTCTTTGCAATGCCAATTATTATTACATCAATAAATTTGTTTAGTTAG
- a CDS encoding dicarboxylate/amino acid:cation symporter — translation MKSIWKWYKEKSFILKITTGFVLGAILGLIIGPLAQILSPFGDIFLQLLKMIVIPLILFTLISAVNSTNPKRMGRVGGKIFSYYLLTTAIAMFIGIMIGSIFNPGEGLEFSEQKMDVPEAPSFIDTILAIIPTNFFHSLANGDILSIVFVAVIVGFVITSMRHAEEFKINDYGNTLLKLMDAGSEVTFRILDGILLYAPIGVFAIAASKIGNQGFDVLSSLASYVGASYVGVGIQFVLVYMLLLFLFKVPIAKFFRNIREAIITAFATSSSLGTLPVTMKSADKAGIKNDVSKFTLPIGATINMDGSAIHYGVGAIFAANVVGYDLSFGAILGIVLVGTLASVGTAGVPGAGLIGLSIVLTQVGLPIEIVGLTAGVNVLTDMIFTTCNVTGDLTGAAVVSKSEDKYETQVGSEFG, via the coding sequence ATGAAATCCATATGGAAGTGGTATAAAGAAAAGTCCTTTATTTTAAAAATTACTACAGGATTTGTGTTGGGAGCTATTTTGGGACTAATCATCGGCCCCTTAGCACAGATTTTATCTCCTTTTGGCGACATTTTCCTTCAGCTTTTAAAAATGATTGTTATTCCTTTGATTTTATTTACCCTTATTTCAGCAGTTAATTCGACCAATCCCAAACGAATGGGACGTGTTGGCGGTAAAATATTTTCGTACTACCTTTTAACAACTGCAATCGCCATGTTTATTGGAATAATGATCGGTTCCATTTTCAATCCTGGGGAAGGGCTGGAATTTTCCGAGCAAAAAATGGACGTTCCAGAAGCCCCTTCATTTATCGATACGATTTTGGCAATTATTCCGACTAATTTTTTCCACTCGTTGGCCAATGGCGATATATTGAGCATTGTGTTTGTGGCGGTTATTGTTGGTTTTGTGATCACGTCCATGCGACATGCGGAAGAATTTAAGATCAATGATTATGGCAATACATTATTAAAATTGATGGATGCCGGAAGTGAAGTGACCTTTCGTATCCTTGACGGCATTCTACTGTACGCTCCAATAGGTGTCTTTGCTATAGCTGCATCCAAAATAGGCAATCAAGGATTTGATGTTTTATCTTCACTTGCTAGTTATGTCGGGGCATCATATGTTGGTGTAGGTATTCAATTTGTCTTAGTCTATATGCTGTTATTATTTTTGTTTAAGGTTCCGATTGCGAAGTTTTTCCGGAATATCCGGGAGGCAATTATTACCGCTTTCGCAACATCCAGCAGTTTAGGAACGCTTCCGGTAACGATGAAATCAGCTGATAAGGCCGGAATCAAAAATGATGTTTCTAAATTTACATTGCCTATCGGTGCAACCATTAACATGGATGGATCCGCCATCCATTATGGTGTGGGAGCTATATTTGCCGCAAATGTCGTTGGATATGATTTATCTTTTGGCGCGATACTGGGGATTGTATTGGTGGGTACATTAGCTTCAGTAGGAACAGCAGGGGTTCCTGGAGCCGGTTTGATTGGACTGTCGATTGTGCTCACACAGGTGGGATTGCCAATTGAAATCGTGGGACTGACAGCTGGAGTTAATGTGCTGACAGACATGATCTTCACAACATGTAACGTAACAGGCGACCTGACTGGGGCTGCTGTTGTCAGTAAGAGTGAGGATAAATATGAGACTCAGGTTGGGTCTGAATTTGGTTAG
- a CDS encoding LysR family transcriptional regulator: MDIQKMNYFITLVDHSSFSTAASKLHISQPSLSMSIKKFEEEMGIPLIDRTTKKLELTNEGKIIYSELKKLVNHYNYVISDLNRLKTQGPQIISMGLIESSKYWTPKVIKLFKNEFENVHIKLFDVLGEEEVQHALSNYKIDLAITNQYINDEQIKLIPIYDEKLIALFSSKNPLAVKDKIRLTDLQQQDFIICKEGYQTRDDILNAFRKSGIKPNIRIEIEGFEMACRMVEENLGISIVPESYVNSGRNDYNFHIRYVDDPNLSRSVYLAIAKKRYLSPTVSRFITLIYNYFGK; this comes from the coding sequence ATGGACATCCAAAAAATGAATTATTTTATAACACTTGTAGACCATTCCTCTTTTTCAACAGCTGCCTCAAAGTTGCATATTAGTCAGCCCTCTCTGAGCATGTCAATTAAAAAGTTTGAAGAAGAAATGGGAATTCCCTTAATTGACAGAACAACCAAAAAGTTAGAATTAACAAATGAAGGAAAAATAATTTATTCAGAGTTAAAAAAATTAGTGAATCATTACAATTATGTAATAAGCGATTTAAATAGATTAAAAACACAAGGGCCACAAATAATATCAATGGGGTTAATAGAGTCGTCAAAGTATTGGACTCCAAAAGTGATTAAATTATTTAAAAACGAATTCGAAAATGTTCATATAAAATTATTTGATGTTTTAGGTGAGGAGGAAGTCCAGCATGCTTTAAGTAACTATAAAATTGATCTCGCAATAACGAACCAATATATTAACGATGAACAAATTAAGCTGATTCCAATATATGATGAAAAACTTATTGCTCTATTTTCGTCGAAAAATCCATTGGCTGTTAAAGATAAAATACGGTTAACCGATCTTCAACAGCAGGATTTTATCATATGTAAAGAAGGATACCAAACACGAGATGACATACTTAACGCCTTTCGCAAATCCGGAATAAAACCTAATATTCGCATTGAAATAGAGGGCTTTGAAATGGCTTGCAGAATGGTTGAAGAAAATCTGGGTATATCAATTGTCCCAGAAAGCTATGTTAATTCCGGACGAAACGATTATAACTTTCATATCAGATACGTTGATGACCCGAACCTTTCAAGATCTGTCTACTTAGCAATTGCAAAAAAAAGATATTTATCCCCAACCGTTAGTAGATTTATTACATTGATTTACAATTATTTTGGTAAATAA
- a CDS encoding DUF6431 domain-containing protein, translating to MSLAFFVRSAEINHCPCCEGPLIVAGSRRRVWYRHSGDKAKLIIRRLFCERCHKIHHELPDLLVPYKRYGTESIEQVLDDQLIDVPADESTLGRWREWFRNWGPYAVGCFNSIIRRFQLDLPVGSTSDPPRTVLQRIGRNGESFVGWLAKVVRPIVNVHLWVQTRSAFLSKQP from the coding sequence ATGAGCCTGGCGTTTTTTGTTAGGAGTGCGGAAATCAATCACTGTCCTTGTTGTGAAGGTCCTCTAATAGTGGCAGGTAGTCGGCGAAGAGTATGGTATAGACATTCCGGAGATAAAGCGAAACTTATTATACGTCGTCTTTTTTGTGAACGCTGTCATAAAATTCATCACGAACTACCAGATCTTCTAGTCCCCTACAAGCGTTATGGGACAGAAAGCATCGAACAGGTTCTGGATGATCAATTGATAGATGTACCGGCTGATGAATCGACATTGGGGCGCTGGCGTGAATGGTTTCGGAATTGGGGGCCTTATGCTGTGGGTTGTTTCAATTCTATTATCAGGCGCTTTCAATTGGATTTACCTGTGGGGAGCACGTCCGATCCTCCACGGACCGTGCTCCAAAGAATCGGACGCAATGGAGAATCATTCGTTGGATGGCTGGCGAAAGTTGTCCGTCCCATTGTAAATGTTCATTTATGGGTACAGACCCGTTCTGCATTCCTGTCCAAACAGCCTTAA
- a CDS encoding DDE-type integrase/transposase/recombinase, translating into MRDQKKAQEIAAERVQLLSPLLADGLDAAKARQIRRQICEVSGLSERTIRRYLAQYRQAGFEGLKPKGKGTQTKETIPHHLLEQAILLRREVPTRSIAQIIQILEWEKLAEPGQLKRSTLQEKLAEKGYSARHMRMYNDPGVAARRFQRKARNQLWHSDIKYGPYLPIGPGGEKKQVYLVAFLDDATRFVLHAGFYPTMDQRIVEQGFRESVQLYGVPESVYFDNGKQYRTKWMKRTCSKLGIRLLYAKPYSPESTGKVERFNRVVGHFLDEVGLEKPTTLDQLNERLRVWLSECYQHKPHSALGKDQSPEAAFRSDDNVLRFVGTEELAQAFLHCEARKVDKSGCISFMGKKYEVGLSFIGCKVDVVYDPSDITEVTIEYEGHAPWTARELVIGERAGKRPTMPDHLGKQFAEHSRLLDAASEQYASRTDVQKTAVSYRRVKKEGASHV; encoded by the coding sequence ATGAGAGATCAAAAGAAAGCACAGGAAATTGCTGCTGAACGGGTACAATTATTGTCCCCATTATTGGCGGATGGGTTGGATGCTGCCAAAGCTAGACAAATCAGACGGCAAATTTGTGAGGTAAGTGGATTGTCTGAACGAACCATTCGAAGATACTTGGCTCAATATCGACAAGCAGGGTTTGAAGGATTAAAACCAAAAGGAAAAGGCACGCAAACCAAGGAGACCATTCCCCATCATTTATTGGAACAGGCCATCTTACTGCGTCGAGAAGTCCCGACACGCAGTATTGCCCAGATTATTCAAATTTTAGAATGGGAAAAACTTGCTGAACCTGGTCAATTGAAGCGAAGTACATTACAGGAAAAGCTCGCTGAAAAAGGATATAGTGCTCGGCATATGCGGATGTACAATGATCCTGGTGTAGCTGCGCGGCGTTTCCAACGGAAAGCGCGTAATCAATTATGGCATTCTGACATTAAGTACGGGCCGTACCTTCCTATTGGCCCAGGTGGCGAGAAAAAACAAGTTTATTTGGTGGCGTTCTTGGATGACGCTACGCGTTTTGTATTGCACGCCGGGTTTTATCCCACGATGGATCAACGTATTGTGGAACAGGGTTTCCGTGAATCTGTTCAGTTATACGGTGTTCCCGAATCTGTTTATTTTGATAACGGGAAACAATATCGCACGAAATGGATGAAGCGAACCTGTTCAAAGTTAGGCATCCGGTTATTATATGCTAAGCCCTACTCACCGGAGTCGACCGGTAAGGTGGAAAGGTTCAACCGAGTAGTCGGTCATTTTTTAGATGAAGTTGGACTGGAGAAACCGACAACGCTGGATCAATTAAATGAGCGCCTTCGCGTATGGTTGAGTGAATGCTATCAGCATAAACCACACAGTGCTTTAGGTAAAGATCAAAGTCCAGAGGCAGCTTTTCGTAGCGATGACAATGTCTTACGGTTTGTTGGTACAGAAGAATTGGCACAAGCATTCTTACACTGTGAAGCACGTAAAGTGGATAAATCAGGGTGTATTAGTTTTATGGGAAAAAAATACGAAGTTGGATTATCGTTTATCGGCTGTAAGGTCGATGTGGTTTACGATCCTTCGGATATTACGGAAGTAACAATTGAATACGAAGGACACGCACCTTGGACAGCCCGTGAATTGGTGATTGGCGAACGCGCTGGGAAACGACCAACGATGCCGGACCATCTTGGAAAACAGTTTGCGGAGCACTCTAGACTGTTAGACGCAGCTTCGGAACAATATGCTTCCCGTACGGACGTTCAGAAGACAGCGGTCTCCTATCGCAGGGTTAAGAAAGAGGGTGCGTCACATGTTTAA
- a CDS encoding endonuclease domain-containing protein: MDTIGMFLSILIFFVIPSFYAFSFIKDPSPVNYDIQIDSERLKCESYIERRLYDALTFRGYTVRTQVPCGKYRIDLVLSTSNLAIECDGKLYHSSLAQKAHDKRKDKYLKAHGWEVHRFSGSIIHNNLQKVVVKIEEHIH, from the coding sequence ATGGATACGATAGGAATGTTTTTATCCATTTTAATATTTTTTGTTATACCGTCTTTCTATGCATTTTCCTTTATTAAAGATCCATCCCCGGTGAATTATGATATTCAAATTGACTCTGAAAGATTAAAGTGTGAAAGTTATATTGAACGACGATTATATGATGCATTAACATTCAGGGGCTATACAGTTAGAACTCAGGTCCCTTGCGGAAAGTACAGGATTGATTTAGTATTGTCAACCTCTAACTTGGCTATAGAGTGTGACGGGAAGTTGTATCATTCTTCGCTGGCTCAAAAAGCTCACGATAAGAGAAAAGATAAGTATCTAAAAGCACATGGCTGGGAAGTCCACAGATTTTCAGGAAGTATTATTCATAATAACCTGCAAAAGGTGGTAGTAAAAATTGAAGAGCACATACATTAG
- the istB gene encoding IS21-like element helper ATPase IstB yields the protein MNQQNYDKMKAFKLTGMAESYETLFMNPSFKDMSFDELLGLLLDHEESVRKSNKLNRLLKQAKFPEKAAVEDILYDSDRKLDKELLMKLSTGDYILDGRDIVFKGVSGAGKTWLATAFGVQVCRQYYKVQYTRLPDFLEEFKVAKYQADGSYLKLIKKLTKIDLLIFDEWLLFELSKEEAALLLEIINARYTAKKSNIFCSQFDINGWYEKLGDGTLAEAILDRIIHNSYDIFIDGTVSMREKLGLKN from the coding sequence ATGAATCAACAAAACTATGACAAAATGAAAGCATTTAAATTAACTGGGATGGCAGAATCTTATGAGACATTGTTTATGAATCCATCATTTAAGGACATGAGTTTTGATGAATTGCTTGGTCTTTTATTGGACCATGAAGAAAGTGTGCGGAAAAGCAATAAACTGAACCGGCTTTTGAAACAAGCAAAGTTCCCTGAAAAGGCAGCTGTGGAAGATATCCTTTACGATTCCGATCGTAAGCTGGATAAGGAGTTATTGATGAAATTGTCGACAGGTGACTACATTCTTGATGGGCGGGACATTGTATTCAAGGGTGTTTCTGGTGCAGGGAAGACTTGGCTAGCCACTGCTTTTGGTGTACAGGTCTGCCGGCAGTATTATAAGGTTCAATACACACGCCTTCCTGATTTTTTAGAGGAGTTCAAGGTGGCCAAGTACCAAGCGGATGGAAGTTATTTAAAACTGATCAAAAAACTAACCAAGATTGATCTTCTGATTTTTGATGAATGGCTTTTATTTGAGCTTTCAAAAGAGGAAGCAGCATTATTATTAGAAATTATCAATGCGCGGTATACTGCAAAGAAATCAAACATCTTCTGTTCTCAATTTGATATCAACGGCTGGTATGAGAAATTGGGAGACGGAACGTTGGCAGAAGCAATATTAGATCGGATTATCCATAATTCTTACGATATCTTTATTGACGGCACCGTTTCTATGCGGGAAAAGTTAGGTTTAAAGAATTAA